From Plasmodium malariae genome assembly, chromosome: 8:
ttatgtactttgagttaattaaaaatttaaacagGAACGTTAATACGTCCTCTATATGTTATTACACAAAATATCATACATACGAGTTGGAAAGAATTGTAGGACAAAAAAGAGCCAAGCATTTAGTGAGCGAGAACAATGGAAAGATAACGCTCTTCAAGTGAAGAAGCTCAAGTAAAGGGTATTTTTGCTTTGTTAGAAAAACTgtaaaaaatagcaaaattaATTGTGAGTTGTTGCGTCTATAAGCATCCGTCTACAACGTATGCATACGGCAGTACAGGAGTAcgtacttaaatatatacatgcatatatgtgtatgtgtgcatggatatacatatacaaaaatatatttaaatttaagtaGCACAAAATATAGAGCAATATAATCCATCCGAACGAGCGATACCCTTTTAACTCGTACGTGAATCCTTGATGTGAATATTTATCGCATTTCATACAGATTATGTTTCTTTCCCCTCTTCTCCTCTCTCTGTAGACCATATCAGAAAGACGTCAACCACACCACATTACATTACAtcaattatatatcattaataattttcttataaatgTCTATATTTAGTCTTTTTCTGCATggaaaaaatgcaaaattgataaaatttGTAATTGTTTTAATGAGTAGCAATAAGTACTACTTTTGCTTCCTCATTTTCGtacttctttttatttcttagcattttttccccttttttcaaattttttttttttttttttttgtatttcctccttcatttattattttttattatgtttttaattacaCCAAAATGTTTAGCTTTACGAACTCTCCATAAAAATCAATTTCCATTTCTTCAAGCCTAGATATCACCTTGTAAATTTTGAGTTGAAAATATGAACGTGTGTAATAGctagtttaaaaaaaatagaaaaccatgtacatatgtgtgtacatatatacatatatacatatacatatatacatatacacatatatacatatacacatatatatatatacatatatacatatatttttttttttttttcttttgctaACACTCTTAGCTTTAGCTAGCTGTAGTTCATAATCCgataaattcattttttcgcATGAACGTTTATTCATATTGGTAATTTTTTGgtatttttgttcataaaaaaaaaaaaataataaataaaataaaataataaaataataacgtaataaaataacataaatttttatggtACACAAAAATGAACTAATATTACGAATAACTTAAAATACAGTGGTTATATTACGTTTACAAAtaagttaaatatatgtacaacaAAAGTAATACACTTCAATGAAACTAAAACATGGgagaaagggaaaaaaaagaaaaaaaaaaaaaaaaggtacagTCAAtctcaaaataaaaatcaaaCAATTAAATGTAACGCGTACacacacatgtatatgcatatgtatatttatgtttgtgTGTGTACATACGCACGTAcattgaataaaaaaataaaaataaagtaaaaataaaataaaaaaatatagtaaaaataaaataaaaaaatatagtaaaaataaaataaaaaaatatagtaaaataataaatgaccTTTTCACGCAGGCTATTATTAAGAAAACGTACTGCACTAGTAAACGGTTGAACAGACAGATGAGCTACAAAACGTGGGATGATATCTTCTTTTATAGTTCAAAGAacagttaatatttttattcgaTTATATCAAAAGTCAAAAAATGTAGATAACTCAAGGTTATCTATATTCTCTTTGTCATTATTTTGTGAATTAAAGGctctaataaaattaatatttttaagtaaaatattgtggaaatttttcaaactatctaaatttaattcttttattaatatatttaatttattgtttcttctacaattattaaaatattcagaaaataaatttttcgtAACACAATCATCATCGattaaatttcttttctgacttatgataaatttttcattgtcTTCCTTTATCGGAACTTTGTTCAGGTAAAAACtatctaaaaaattatttaattcatttatcaAGTCATTTTTTgagtatattttatgtttatctATGAAAGAATCCATAATGGGTATTTTGTTCATGTAAGAATTCACCTGTTCATTtcctattaatatatttatttctgcTTCTCTGTTTTCATTTACTTCCTCATCCATATTTCttagaatttttttcctGGTACAAGGTGATGAGTAATTATACAGTTGAGATATCAAAAAAGTATcatcaaattttatttttttttttttcttcattttgtcaacgctattatataaatgaattgaacaataattttctaaaatatactgcataaaaaaattattatctccttctatactttttaaaactGTTAAACATAAATCAATGCATTtctcaatattttttttcgatttttccaaattttttaaatttaatatttctgtCCCCCTTTTTCCATATCCTCTCGCCACTTTATACTCTTTGATTTTatcaaaagaataatataagttAAAAACCAAAATCTTGAGAAGAGTGTCAGCTAGGCAGACCAAACCCTTTTCGAATCTATTTGTCGGGGGAAATTATGAACGCGTATTTATTTCTGATCATCCGAAATGCACCACGTacacattatatatacattttatacacacatatacatattttgcacacacatacatatatatatatatatatatatatatatatatatatatatacatatatgcatatacattatGGCAGAAAAAGGAGAGAAATACACTTCTCAAAAGGCATCATACCACCTTATtccatatatgcatattctTACAAAAATGTATGGGACAAAATTTTAACGTTACTCGTAAAAACTTAAAATGTTCCTACACTCGAATAGTTTCCTAAGTTTTGTATTTCCATATAACTAAATTTTACTATATGCATAacatattcttttcttttttattatcaaatTTTGCTAAATGTTCATAATAAAAGCTAACATTTTTTCTTACCGTTTTGGTAAAATGGCAAAAGTATCCATTCTTCTTTTCACTACTTCTTTCGTTTTTTATCTCATTCTATCTAATTTTATCTTATCCTGTCTTAACTCCTCTTTATGtcacttttttattttgtttattattcaCTCTCTTTCAACAACGAACGGGTAAATAACAATTAGTAAAGACCATATTTCTAAAACGAGAAAAAAAGTATGatttattacaataatataatgtaagCGCtgcttaaaattttaaaacccTTATCGATTCGTTTAGGGGGAACGGAATAAGCAAGCACGTTTTTCCATAATGGTAATTAACATcaattatagatatatatatatatatatatatatatatatatatatatatatatatatatatatatatatatatgcattcacataagtatataatatgcTCCATTTTGCGTTCCTTGggcataatatattttttaagagaAATGATGCAGACTCATAAATATGCACATGCAGTAAGTACGTatacgcatacatatatacgcacatatatGAGGACGATTTTTCTCCCGTGGTATTATAACTTTATTGGGCTATTTTAGCCcatttgcaaaaaaaaaaaa
This genomic window contains:
- the PmUG01_08021000 gene encoding conserved Plasmodium protein, unknown function, whose product is MNKRSCEKMNLSDYELQLAKAKSVISRLEEMEIDFYGEFKKTKYRHL
- the PmUG01_08021100 gene encoding conserved Plasmodium protein, unknown function gives rise to the protein MDTFAILPKRFEKGLVCLADTLLKILVFNLYYSFDKIKEYKVARGYGKRGTEILNLKNLEKSKKNIEKCIDLCLTVLKSIEGDNNFFMQYILENYCSIHLYNSVDKMKKKKKIKFDDTFLISQLYNYSSPCTRKKILRNMDEEVNENREAEINILIGNEQVNSYMNKIPIMDSFIDKHKIYSKNDLINELNNFLDSFYLNKVPIKEDNEKFIISQKRNLIDDDCVTKNLFSEYFNNCRRNNKLNILIKELNLDSLKNFHNILLKNINFIRAFNSQNNDKENIDNLELSTFFDF